In Flavobacterium sp. N1736, the following are encoded in one genomic region:
- a CDS encoding MFS transporter, which produces MEKRKLSFWEIWNMSFGFLGIQMGFALQNANASRILQIFGADVHELSWFWIIAPLMGLIVQPIIGHYSDRTWGRFGRRKPFFLVGAILASVGLILMPQAKIFISVLPALWVGAGMLMIMDASFNIAMEPFRALVGDNLRTDQRTAGFSIQTSLIGFGAVIGSALPYVLTKYFHISNNADPGSIPLNLKLSFIIGAAVLIGSILVTLFTTKEYTPEELANFEDPQSEVDVPSEEKSKLTDIFTDFAKMPTTMRQLSWVQFFSWFGLFGMWVFTTPAIAHHIYGLPLNDTSSQQYQDAGDWVGILFGVYNLVSAIIALFFLPYIAKKIGRKSTHALSLIIGGIGLISIYFMPNEDWVVLPMILIGVAWASILAMPYAILAGSIAPKKMGVYMGIFNFFVVIPQIVNALIGGPIVKYLYNGDAIYALITSGVSFLIAALLVYKVKDVDDTIQK; this is translated from the coding sequence ATGGAAAAGCGTAAATTAAGTTTCTGGGAAATTTGGAACATGAGTTTCGGTTTCTTAGGAATACAAATGGGGTTTGCACTTCAGAATGCAAATGCCAGCAGAATTCTTCAAATTTTTGGTGCCGACGTACATGAACTATCATGGTTTTGGATTATTGCTCCTTTAATGGGATTAATAGTGCAGCCAATTATTGGTCATTATAGCGATAGAACCTGGGGACGATTCGGACGAAGAAAGCCGTTTTTTCTTGTTGGTGCGATTTTAGCTTCAGTTGGATTAATTTTAATGCCGCAAGCTAAAATTTTTATTTCTGTTTTACCCGCTTTATGGGTTGGAGCCGGAATGTTAATGATCATGGATGCTTCTTTCAACATTGCCATGGAACCTTTTCGCGCACTTGTTGGTGATAATTTAAGAACAGATCAGCGTACTGCCGGATTCAGTATTCAAACTTCATTAATTGGTTTTGGAGCAGTAATTGGTTCAGCATTGCCGTATGTTTTAACGAAATATTTTCACATTTCAAACAACGCCGATCCCGGAAGTATTCCTTTAAATCTGAAATTATCATTTATCATTGGAGCAGCCGTTTTAATAGGTTCAATTTTGGTAACATTGTTTACAACAAAAGAATATACTCCCGAAGAATTAGCCAATTTTGAAGATCCTCAAAGCGAAGTCGATGTTCCTTCTGAAGAAAAATCAAAACTTACAGACATTTTTACAGACTTTGCAAAAATGCCAACAACAATGCGTCAGCTAAGTTGGGTACAATTTTTCTCGTGGTTCGGATTATTCGGAATGTGGGTTTTTACAACGCCCGCAATAGCACATCATATTTACGGTTTACCATTAAACGACACTTCCAGCCAGCAATATCAAGATGCCGGAGATTGGGTTGGAATTTTATTTGGAGTTTACAATTTAGTTTCTGCTATTATCGCACTGTTTTTTTTGCCCTACATCGCTAAAAAAATCGGAAGAAAATCAACTCACGCACTTTCATTAATTATTGGAGGAATCGGATTAATATCCATTTACTTTATGCCAAATGAAGATTGGGTTGTATTGCCTATGATTTTAATTGGAGTTGCCTGGGCAAGTATTTTGGCTATGCCATACGCAATTCTTGCGGGATCAATTGCTCCAAAAAAGATGGGCGTATATATGGGAATATTTAACTTTTTCGTAGTTATTCCACAAATTGTAAATGCACTTATTGGCGGTCCAATTGTAAAATACCTCTACAATGGCGACGCAATTTATGCCTTAATTACAAGTGGAGTTAGTTTTTTAATCGCAGCTCTTTTAGTCTATAAAGTAAAAGATGTAGACGACACTATTCAAAAATAA
- a CDS encoding LacI family DNA-binding transcriptional regulator, whose product MKRKITLKQIARELDVSISTVSKSLRNSLEIGEETRLKVQAFAKFYNYKPNNIALSLKNRKTKSIGIIIPEIVHYFFSTVINGIEQVANENGYSVVICLSDDSFDKEVLNMEMLANGSIDGFIMSLSKETQYKGDFHHITEVINQGMPVVMFDRVTNDILCDKVIIDDKAAAYEAVQSLIDNGRKKIALVTTVDYVSVGKLRTDGYEKALLDNGLPFNEDLIIKIEDVDTCEITISQLLHDRAFDAVFAVNELFAVTIIKTASKMGLKVPEDLAVIAFTDGIISKYSTPSITTVSQSGEKMGNKAAKMLIERLEAEHEDDDEENENYTTEVIETHLIKRESTD is encoded by the coding sequence ATGAAACGAAAAATAACCTTAAAACAGATCGCAAGAGAGCTTGATGTCTCTATTTCAACTGTCTCAAAATCACTTAGAAACAGCCTTGAAATAGGAGAAGAAACACGCCTGAAAGTGCAGGCTTTTGCAAAGTTTTACAACTATAAACCAAACAATATTGCCCTTAGCTTAAAAAACCGAAAAACCAAAAGTATTGGTATTATCATTCCGGAAATTGTACATTATTTTTTCTCAACCGTAATCAATGGAATTGAGCAGGTTGCAAACGAAAATGGTTACAGCGTTGTTATCTGTTTATCTGATGATTCTTTTGATAAAGAAGTCTTAAATATGGAAATGTTAGCCAACGGAAGCATCGATGGATTTATCATGTCACTTTCTAAAGAAACCCAATATAAAGGTGATTTTCACCATATTACAGAAGTTATAAATCAAGGAATGCCCGTTGTAATGTTCGACCGCGTAACAAACGATATTTTGTGCGACAAAGTTATTATTGATGATAAAGCCGCAGCTTACGAAGCCGTTCAGAGTTTAATTGATAATGGAAGAAAAAAGATCGCTCTTGTAACAACCGTTGATTATGTAAGTGTTGGAAAACTACGAACAGACGGTTACGAAAAAGCGCTTCTTGACAACGGATTACCTTTTAACGAAGATTTAATCATTAAAATTGAAGACGTAGACACTTGCGAAATCACCATTAGTCAGCTTTTGCACGACAGAGCATTTGATGCTGTTTTTGCTGTAAACGAGCTTTTTGCCGTAACAATTATAAAAACAGCCAGCAAAATGGGACTTAAAGTTCCCGAAGATCTGGCAGTAATTGCATTTACAGACGGAATCATCTCTAAATATTCAACGCCAAGTATTACAACCGTAAGCCAAAGTGGTGAAAAAATGGGAAATAAAGCAGCTAAAATGCTCATCGAAAGACTCGAAGCCGAACATGAAGATGACGATGAAGAAAACGAAAATTACACCACAGAAGTTATAGAAACACATTTGATAAAAAGAGAATCTACTGACTAA
- the pgmB gene encoding beta-phosphoglucomutase, whose translation MSKKAFIFDLDGVIVDTAKYHFLAWQKIAKALNINFTLENNELLKGVSRVRSLDIILELGNVQASQEDKDKWLIQKNEDYLSYLVDMDETEILPGVFKTLQLLKEKNQGIALGSASKNARPILEKTGILSYFDVIVDGNDVTNAKPDPEVFLKAAQLLHIDPKNSIVFEDSVAGIQAANIAEMVSVGIGEETILHEADYIFKDFTEIESTFIEKLIG comes from the coding sequence ATGAGCAAAAAAGCATTCATATTCGACCTTGATGGCGTAATTGTCGATACCGCTAAATACCACTTTTTAGCCTGGCAGAAAATTGCAAAAGCATTAAATATAAATTTTACACTCGAAAACAACGAATTACTAAAAGGAGTAAGCCGCGTGCGTTCGTTAGATATAATTCTTGAATTAGGAAATGTTCAGGCTTCGCAGGAAGACAAAGACAAATGGCTGATTCAAAAAAATGAAGATTACTTATCTTATTTAGTTGACATGGACGAAACCGAGATTCTTCCGGGAGTTTTTAAAACGCTTCAACTATTAAAAGAAAAAAACCAAGGAATTGCGTTGGGTTCAGCGAGTAAAAATGCCCGACCAATCCTTGAAAAAACTGGAATCCTTTCGTATTTCGATGTTATTGTTGACGGAAATGACGTTACCAATGCCAAACCAGATCCGGAAGTTTTCCTGAAAGCGGCTCAATTACTCCATATTGACCCAAAAAACTCAATTGTATTTGAAGATTCAGTTGCCGGAATTCAAGCGGCAAACATAGCAGAAATGGTAAGTGTAGGAATTGGTGAGGAAACAATTTTACATGAAGCTGATTATATTTTTAAAGATTTCACAGAGATCGAGTCAACGTTTATCGAGAAACTAATTGGTTAG
- a CDS encoding glycoside hydrolase family 65 protein — MNQDYIKPDNWSIIEEGFDVERVKSSESLFSIGNGAMGQRANFEETYSGETFQGSYIAGIYYPDKTKVGWWKNGYPKYFAKVLNAPNWIGIDIEINEENLDLNNCTEVRNFRRELNMKEGWYNRSFEATLKNGTEIAVNIRRFLSLDLDEAGIIKYEITPLNKDAKIVYKPYIDAGVTNEDANWEEKFWEPLEVKKSNSEAFVTAQTFKTHFKVTTFMHNTIFANGENVNISPSTIDSSADKVQFTYGTIIAKGQTSSIQKIGGYTVSLNHENTLAAAEKVIKTAANLGYDTLLQNQIDAWSKIWEMSDITIDGDVKAQQGIRFNIFQLNQTYLGKDSRLNIGPKGFTGEKYGGSTYWDTEAYCIPFYMATKDQQVARNLLTYRFNQLDKAIENAKDNLGFKNGAALYPMVTMNGEECHNEWEITHEEIHRNGAIAFAIYNYYRFTGDYSYIPEKGLEVLIGIARFWHQRASFSKEKNQYVILGVTGPNEYENNINNNFYTNYIAKWCIDYASEQIKKVATEYPSDHKRILEKTNLAASEIQEWKKVADDMYFPTSKELGIYLQQDGFLDKDLVPVKDLDKSQRPINQKWSWDRVLRSPYIKQADVLQCFYFFEDHFSKEELKRNFEFYESFTVHESSLSPCVHSIQAAHLDKMDMAYTFYLRTSRLDLDDYNKEVEEGCHITSMAGTWMSIVEGFGGMRVKNDQLHFSPKIPKEWKGYSFKINFRNQILKVDVNHNETNFTVDGDQDLTIVVNGNPTIASKFVQIN, encoded by the coding sequence ATGAATCAAGATTATATAAAACCAGACAATTGGTCCATCATAGAAGAAGGATTTGACGTAGAAAGAGTCAAATCGTCTGAAAGTCTCTTTAGTATCGGGAACGGTGCTATGGGACAACGCGCCAATTTTGAAGAAACCTATTCAGGCGAGACTTTTCAAGGAAGTTATATCGCAGGAATTTATTATCCGGACAAAACAAAAGTGGGCTGGTGGAAAAATGGATATCCAAAATATTTTGCGAAAGTATTAAATGCTCCAAACTGGATTGGAATTGACATTGAAATCAACGAAGAAAACTTAGACTTAAACAATTGTACCGAAGTTAGAAATTTCCGCAGAGAATTGAATATGAAAGAAGGCTGGTACAATCGTTCCTTTGAAGCAACATTAAAAAACGGAACTGAAATCGCGGTAAACATCCGTCGTTTTCTTTCTTTGGATTTGGATGAAGCCGGAATTATCAAATATGAAATCACGCCTTTAAACAAAGACGCTAAAATTGTTTACAAACCTTATATTGATGCCGGAGTTACGAACGAAGATGCAAACTGGGAAGAAAAATTCTGGGAACCACTTGAAGTAAAAAAATCAAATAGTGAAGCTTTTGTAACCGCGCAAACTTTTAAAACGCATTTTAAAGTTACGACTTTCATGCACAATACAATTTTTGCAAACGGAGAAAATGTAAATATTTCACCTTCAACAATCGATTCAAGTGCAGATAAAGTTCAGTTTACTTACGGAACTATTATTGCTAAAGGGCAAACCTCATCAATTCAGAAAATTGGTGGATATACTGTTTCTTTAAATCACGAAAACACTTTGGCTGCAGCCGAAAAAGTGATTAAAACTGCCGCTAATTTAGGATATGACACATTGCTTCAAAATCAAATTGATGCCTGGAGTAAAATCTGGGAAATGTCAGATATTACAATTGATGGCGATGTAAAAGCACAACAAGGAATTCGTTTTAATATCTTTCAATTAAACCAAACCTATTTAGGAAAAGATTCTCGTTTGAATATTGGACCAAAAGGTTTTACCGGAGAAAAATACGGCGGATCAACGTATTGGGATACCGAAGCATATTGCATTCCGTTTTATATGGCAACAAAAGATCAGCAAGTGGCTAGAAACTTATTGACATATCGTTTCAATCAATTGGATAAAGCGATTGAAAATGCCAAAGACAATTTAGGCTTCAAAAATGGCGCTGCTTTGTATCCAATGGTTACCATGAATGGAGAAGAATGCCATAACGAATGGGAAATCACACACGAAGAAATCCATAGAAATGGTGCAATTGCATTTGCGATTTATAACTACTACCGTTTCACCGGAGATTACTCTTATATTCCTGAAAAAGGTCTGGAAGTTTTAATTGGAATTGCGCGTTTCTGGCACCAAAGAGCTTCTTTCTCTAAAGAAAAAAATCAATACGTAATTCTTGGCGTTACAGGTCCAAACGAATACGAAAATAACATCAACAATAATTTCTACACCAATTATATTGCAAAATGGTGTATTGATTATGCATCGGAACAAATTAAAAAAGTTGCAACAGAATATCCTTCAGATCACAAACGTATTTTAGAAAAAACAAACCTTGCAGCTTCTGAAATTCAGGAATGGAAAAAAGTAGCTGATGATATGTATTTTCCAACTTCTAAAGAATTAGGGATTTATTTGCAACAAGATGGCTTTTTAGACAAAGATTTAGTTCCGGTAAAAGATTTGGATAAATCACAACGCCCAATAAACCAGAAATGGTCTTGGGATCGTGTTTTACGTTCGCCTTACATTAAACAAGCCGATGTTTTACAGTGTTTTTATTTCTTTGAAGATCATTTCTCTAAAGAAGAATTAAAACGCAATTTCGAATTTTATGAGTCATTTACGGTTCATGAAAGTTCACTTTCGCCTTGTGTACACTCGATTCAGGCTGCTCATTTAGATAAAATGGATATGGCGTACACGTTCTATTTAAGAACTTCTCGTCTTGATCTCGATGATTATAATAAAGAAGTCGAAGAAGGTTGTCACATTACCTCAATGGCAGGAACATGGATGAGTATTGTAGAAGGTTTTGGCGGAATGAGAGTTAAAAATGATCAGCTTCATTTTTCTCCAAAAATTCCAAAAGAATGGAAAGGTTATTCTTTTAAAATTAATTTCAGAAATCAAATTTTAAAAGTTGATGTAAATCATAATGAAACCAATTTTACTGTAGATGGAGATCAAGATTTAACAATTGTCGTGAACGGAAATCCTACAATTGCAAGTAAATTTGTACAAATAAATTAA
- a CDS encoding glycoside hydrolase family 97 protein produces the protein MKNLFFASLILFAFSTIAKAQQLKSPEGKFVMEFSLQNDGTPTYNLKYKNKEVVKTSKLGLELKDDKKSLLNDFTVTDTKTSSFDETWKPVWGEVDNIRNHYNELAVTLNQKGTDRQIVIRFRLFDDGLGFRYEFPAQKNLTYFIIKEERTQFAMAGDHTAFWIPGDYDTQEYDYTKSKLSEIRGLSQKAYTANVSQKNFSPTGVQTSLMLKTADGIYINLHEAALINYSCMHLNLDDKNMIFESWLTPDAKGDKGYMQAPSHSPWRTIMVSDNATEILSSKMTLNLNDPSKIDDTSWIKPVKYVGVWWEMITGKSSWSYTNDFPTVQLGVSDFSKAKPSGTHGANNANVKKYIDFAAANGFDAVLVEGWNEGWEDWFGHSKDYVFDFVTPYPDFDVKGLHEYAKSKGIKIIMHHETSGSVRNYERHIDKAYQFMKDNGYDAVKSGYVGDILPRGENHYDQWIVNHYQYAIEKAADYKIMVNAHEAVRPTGICRTYPNLIGNEAARGTEYQAFGGSKPNHVTVLPFTRLIGGPMDYTPGIFEMDISKMNPENTSHVNSTICNQLALYVTMYSPLQMAADTPDNYNRFPDAFQFIKDVAVDWSESKYIEAEPGDYITVARKAKGTNNWFVGNVNGETPRTSNIDFSFLEKGKKYTATIYADAKDAHYKTNPQAYTIKKIAVTNKSKLSQLSAPGGGYAISIIETK, from the coding sequence ATGAAAAACTTATTTTTCGCAAGTTTAATCTTGTTTGCTTTTAGCACGATTGCAAAAGCGCAACAATTAAAATCACCCGAAGGCAAGTTCGTAATGGAATTTTCTCTTCAAAACGACGGAACTCCAACTTACAATTTAAAATACAAAAATAAAGAGGTTGTAAAAACCAGTAAATTAGGTCTTGAACTTAAAGATGACAAAAAATCTTTATTGAATGATTTTACAGTTACAGATACAAAAACATCCTCTTTTGACGAAACCTGGAAACCGGTTTGGGGAGAAGTAGACAATATCAGAAATCATTATAATGAACTGGCTGTTACTTTAAATCAAAAAGGAACTGACAGACAAATCGTAATCCGTTTCCGTTTATTTGATGATGGACTTGGATTTAGATATGAATTTCCAGCTCAAAAGAATCTTACTTATTTCATAATTAAAGAAGAAAGAACACAATTTGCGATGGCGGGCGACCACACAGCATTTTGGATTCCGGGAGATTATGATACTCAGGAATACGATTATACAAAATCGAAATTATCTGAAATTAGAGGTTTATCTCAAAAAGCATATACGGCAAATGTTTCGCAAAAAAACTTTTCACCAACAGGAGTTCAGACTTCCTTGATGTTAAAAACTGCTGACGGAATCTACATCAACTTGCACGAAGCAGCTTTGATTAACTATTCTTGTATGCACTTGAATCTTGATGACAAAAACATGATTTTCGAATCTTGGTTAACACCAGATGCAAAAGGTGATAAAGGATATATGCAAGCGCCAAGTCACTCACCTTGGAGAACGATTATGGTAAGCGATAATGCTACAGAAATCTTGTCATCTAAAATGACTTTAAACCTAAACGATCCATCAAAAATTGATGATACTTCTTGGATTAAACCCGTAAAATACGTTGGTGTTTGGTGGGAAATGATTACAGGAAAAAGTTCTTGGTCATATACAAATGATTTCCCAACGGTACAATTGGGAGTTTCTGATTTCTCTAAAGCAAAACCAAGCGGAACTCACGGAGCAAACAATGCAAACGTAAAAAAATACATTGATTTTGCTGCTGCAAATGGTTTCGATGCCGTTTTGGTTGAAGGTTGGAACGAAGGTTGGGAAGACTGGTTTGGTCACTCAAAAGATTATGTTTTTGATTTCGTAACGCCTTATCCTGATTTTGATGTAAAAGGTTTGCACGAATACGCAAAATCTAAAGGAATCAAAATTATCATGCACCATGAAACTTCAGGTTCTGTTCGTAACTACGAGCGCCACATCGATAAAGCATACCAATTTATGAAAGACAACGGATATGATGCTGTAAAAAGCGGATATGTTGGAGATATTTTGCCTCGCGGTGAAAACCATTACGACCAATGGATTGTAAACCATTATCAATATGCAATTGAAAAAGCAGCTGATTATAAAATTATGGTGAATGCTCACGAAGCAGTTCGCCCAACCGGAATTTGCAGAACATACCCGAACTTAATTGGAAACGAAGCGGCAAGAGGAACAGAATACCAAGCTTTTGGAGGTTCTAAACCAAACCACGTTACCGTTTTACCTTTTACACGTTTAATTGGTGGACCAATGGATTATACGCCTGGAATCTTCGAAATGGATATCAGCAAAATGAATCCTGAAAACACGTCGCATGTAAATAGTACAATTTGTAATCAATTGGCTTTATACGTTACAATGTACAGCCCGTTGCAAATGGCAGCTGATACTCCTGATAATTATAACCGTTTTCCAGATGCATTCCAATTCATAAAAGATGTGGCTGTAGATTGGTCAGAAAGTAAATATATCGAAGCTGAACCAGGAGATTATATCACTGTTGCCCGTAAAGCAAAAGGAACAAACAACTGGTTCGTAGGAAACGTAAACGGAGAAACGCCTCGTACATCAAACATTGATTTCAGTTTCCTTGAAAAAGGTAAAAAATATACGGCTACAATTTATGCTGATGCAAAAGATGCGCATTACAAAACAAATCCGCAAGCTTATACCATCAAGAAAATTGCTGTAACAAACAAATCAAAATTATCGCAGCTTTCTGCTCCGGGCGGAGGTTATGCAATAAGTATTATTGAAACCAAATAA